GCGAACGGCGGCGGCGATCCGCTCCATCGCTGCGTCCTTCTCGGCCGTCTCGACGACCGTGCGCCGGAGCGGATAGCGCTCGATGCGCCCCAGCCGGTCGGACAGCGGTTCCGCGGCGACGAGGGCGGCGAGTTTGACCGCCGCGAGCGGGCCGTCCGGACACAGCGTCTCCTCGGGAAAGATCCACGCACCCGACGGTTCGCCGCCGAAGACGACATCGTCGTCTCTGGCTCGGTCGGCGACGTACACGTCCCCGACCTTGGTGTGGACGAGCTCGATACCGACCTCAGCGAGCGCGTCCGTGACGGCGAGACTCGTGTCGACGGGTGCGGCAACACGGTCGCCCGCGCTCCCCACCTCCAGTCCGAAGATCGCGAGGAGCATGTCGCCGGGGACGAACTCACCCTCGTCCGTGACCGCCATCATCCGGTCGGCGTCGCCGTCGTGTGCGATCCCGAGGTCCGCACCGACGGCGTCGACGGTGGCGGCGAGCGTCGTACACGTCTGTGCCGTGGGTTCGCTCGGCCGGCCGGGGAAGCGGCCGTCTTGCTGCGCGTTGATCGTCTCGACGTCAGCACCCAGTTCGAAGAGCGCGTCGGCGGCGACCCCGCCCATTCCGTTGCCCAGATCGACGACGACGGACAGCGACGACAGCGACACGTCCGCGGCGGCGGCGTCGGTGCGCCCCGTCTCGACGAGCGTCTGTTCGTGGTGGTCGGTCGCGCCGGCCCACGACTCGTGACTCCCCTGCCCCGTCCAGTCGGCGAGCGCGTACGCCTCGGATTCGATCGACTCCTCTATCTCGGTCTGCTGGTCGGGGGAGAAGGCCTGTCCCGAGGGGGTCCACAGTTTGAACCCGTTGTCCTGCGGGGGGTTGTGCGACGCCGTGACCACGACGCCGGCGTCGGCCGACCGGTCCGCGATCGATCGGGCGACCGTCGGCGTGGCGGCGCGCCCGACGTCGACCACGTCCGCGCCGGTCTCCCGCAGGCCGGCCATCAGGGCTGCCTGTAGCGTCTCACCCGTCTCCCGGGCGTCGCGCCCGACGACCACACAGTCCGTATCAGCCCCGACCGCACGCCCGATGGACAGTGCGACGTCGGCAGTGACCGCGTGCCCGACGCGGCCCCGGACCCCGCTCGTTCCAAACATACTGATACCATCGAACGGATGCTAATGGTTCCACCGGAGGGACCCGGCGCGCTCGGACACCGTCGGTCCAGAGACGACAGGGGTCCTGCAAGAAGAGCGCTACAGCCGGAGTTGTTGGACGGTCGTCTCGGCCGAACCCAACCTGTCTCCGTCCGCAGCGGCGACGAGGACCCGATTTTACCCCGTTCGATAGCGACTGTCTCCGTGTCGGTGCCGTCCTCGACGCCGAAGAGCATCCTGTCGACAGGCGCTCGGATCACGGCCCAGTTGCCCGTCGTCGACCATGCTCGTGGTCTGTGAGATAGCGGTCGAGTGCTGATTCTGGGTCGAGTGGTTCCAGCGACATCGTCGGTTGGTTGCGACCCCTCGGAAACCTTCTCGTCTGGACCCACCAGATCGGCCGCCTCATACCCTCCAATAGGAACTATTCGACGATCGAACAGGAGCCTGCAGCGCCCATCGCTTCTCTCTGCGGTGTGCATCGACCGGCTAGCGCGTACGTTGGCCCGAAGCCAAGCACACCACCCAGGCTGATTTGAACAATACAGGGCGCGTATCTCGCGCAGAATTCTCTCCCAATTCGATCAGATCGGATCGGTCAGTACAGAGGGTATAACCAACAAAGTACGGGGAAGGGGCATCGCCTGTCAGGCGACCGTCCTTGGGAGTGCGGCCGCTAGATCCCCTCGTGGTGGACCTCCTGCCTGTCGTACACTGGCGTGGGGATCTCCTCATAGCGTGCCTTCAGCTGCAGCGCCAGATACAGCGAGTAGTGGCGTGACTGGTGCAGGTTGCCACCGTGGAACCACAGTTGTTCCACCTGCGTCGGCTTCCACATGTTGCGCTCCTCGCCCTCCCACGGTCCGGGGTCTTTGGGCGTGTCTGAGCCGAGCCCCCAGACCTTCCCCGCCTGCCGCGCCGTCTCCTCATCGATCAGGTCGGCCACCCAGTGGTTCATCGAGCCGTACCCCGTGGCGTACACGACAAGGTCGGCGGGGAGTTCGGTGCCATCTTCCAGCAGGATCGCATCCTCGGTGAACTCGGTTACCTGCCCATTGGCCACATCGATCTCTCCGTCGATGATGAGCTGGCTGGCGCCGGTGTCGATGTAGTAGCCCGAGCCACGGCGGAGGTACTTCATGAACAGCCCCGAGTCGTCGGGCCCAAAGTCGATCATGAAGCCGGCGTCCTCGAGCGCATCGTAAAAGTCGGCGTCGATCTCCCGCATCTTGTCGTATTTGGGTTTTTCGAACTCGTTCATGATGCGGTACGGGACGGATGCGAAGATCATGTCCGCCCGGTGGGTGTCGATGCCGTTCTCGACGGCCCGCTCGGAGTACAGATCACCGAGTCCGTGCTCCAGCAGT
The DNA window shown above is from Halobaculum marinum and carries:
- the glmM gene encoding phosphoglucosamine mutase — translated: MFGTSGVRGRVGHAVTADVALSIGRAVGADTDCVVVGRDARETGETLQAALMAGLRETGADVVDVGRAATPTVARSIADRSADAGVVVTASHNPPQDNGFKLWTPSGQAFSPDQQTEIEESIESEAYALADWTGQGSHESWAGATDHHEQTLVETGRTDAAAADVSLSSLSVVVDLGNGMGGVAADALFELGADVETINAQQDGRFPGRPSEPTAQTCTTLAATVDAVGADLGIAHDGDADRMMAVTDEGEFVPGDMLLAIFGLEVGSAGDRVAAPVDTSLAVTDALAEVGIELVHTKVGDVYVADRARDDDVVFGGEPSGAWIFPEETLCPDGPLAAVKLAALVAAEPLSDRLGRIERYPLRRTVVETAEKDAAMERIAAAVRRTYDDVSTLDGVRVDTDEGWFLIRPSGTEAKIRVTAEARDSAATDRLLDRALDFVEAETAPASTE